The Pogona vitticeps strain Pit_001003342236 chromosome 6, PviZW2.1, whole genome shotgun sequence genome contains a region encoding:
- the ACKR4 gene encoding atypical chemokine receptor 4, whose translation MEANINPSEEYFYYYNESNYTLDYSLHETICLKEEVRKFNKSFLPAFYSIVFLIGLPGNSLVVAIYAYLKKLKTKTDVYIAHLAIADLLLLFTLPFWAVNAVHGWIFGLFLCKITTATYTMTFSASMLLLACISVDRYYAVSKSLSHPHGAKLCSKTCSFVWMAATFLSIPDIIFNQVKELHEQNRCSSTFPDSIGKTLKVIIEIVETALSFVLPFFVMLICYSFVARALIKSPSVKKSQPLKVLAAVVSVFIITQLPYNIVKFWKAIDLIYPIITNCSASKAIDVAFQVTNSIALFHSCLNPLLYFFMGASFKLHMVKLAKRYGYWRRQQSIVIEEIAMGYENSAAQTSSFTI comes from the coding sequence ATGGAGGCCAATATAAATCCTTCAGAGGAGTATTTTTACTATTACAATGAGTCAAATTATACGTTGGACTACAGTTTACATGAAACAATTTGTCTCAAAGAAGAAGTGAGGAAATTCAACAAGTCATTTTTACCAGCATTTTATTCCATTGTATTCCTCATTGGACTTCCTGGGAATTCCCTAGTGGTAGCAATTTATGCTTACCTCAAGAAATTAAAGACAAAGACAGATGTATACATTGCACACCTGGCAATTGCTGAtttattgctgctttttactCTTCCCTTTTGGGCTGTAAATGCTGTACATGGATGGATATTTGGCTTATTTTTATGCAAAATCACTACTGCTACCTATACTATGACATTCAGTGCTAGCATGCTGCTTCTGGCCTGCATCAGTGTTGATAGATATTATGCTGTCTCTAAGTCCTTGAGTCATCCACATGGTGCTAAGCTATGCAGCAAAACCTGTTCCTTTGTCTGGATGGCTGCAAccttcctttccattcctgaTATAATTTTCAACCAGGTCAAGGAGCTCCATGAACAAAATAGATGCAGTTCTACATTTCCAGACAGCATTGGGAAAACATTGAAAGTAATAATTGAAATCGTGGAAACAGCTCTGAGTTTTGTACTACCCTTCTTTGTCATGCTGATTTGCTATTCATTTGTGGCCAGAGCACTCATCAAGAGTCCCAGTGTTAAAAAATCACAGCCTCTAAAAGTTCTCGCAGCAGTTGTTTCAGTTTTTATTATCACCCAGCTGCCCTATAACATTGTCAAGTTTTGGAAAGCCATAGATTTGATCTATCCCATAATTACAAACTGCAGTGCGAGCAAAGCTATTGATGTTGCATTCCAGGTGACAAACAGTATTGCTTTGTTTCATAGCTGCCTGAACCCCCTTCTGTATTTTTTCATGGGAGCCTCTTTTAAACTGCATATGGTGAAATTGGCAAAACGTTATGGCTACTGGAGAAGACAACAAAGCATAGTAATTGAAGAGATTGCTATGGGCTATGAAAACTCAGCAGCTCAAACAAGTAGCTTTACTATTTAG